Proteins encoded together in one Ralstonia insidiosa window:
- a CDS encoding SRPBCC family protein: MLKIIAIVIVVAIVAVLGFAATRPDSFRVQREIDIKAPPEKVFALIDDFHHWTAWSPWEKLDPAMKRTYGGPTNGKGANYAWEGSSKVGAGRMEIVDSSLSNAPARIQIQLDFLKPFEAHNTAEFTLKPAGDLTHVTWAMYGPSPFISKVMGLFFSMDAVIGKDFEAGLANLKLAAES; encoded by the coding sequence ATGCTGAAGATCATTGCGATCGTCATCGTCGTTGCCATTGTTGCCGTGCTTGGGTTTGCGGCCACGCGGCCAGACAGCTTTCGCGTGCAGCGCGAGATCGACATCAAGGCGCCGCCCGAAAAGGTGTTTGCCCTGATCGATGATTTTCACCACTGGACCGCCTGGTCGCCGTGGGAAAAGCTCGACCCGGCGATGAAGCGCACGTACGGCGGCCCGACCAATGGCAAGGGCGCGAATTATGCGTGGGAAGGCTCCAGCAAGGTCGGCGCCGGGCGCATGGAGATCGTCGATTCCTCGCTGTCGAACGCGCCCGCCCGCATCCAGATCCAATTGGATTTCCTGAAGCCCTTCGAAGCCCACAACACAGCGGAATTCACGTTGAAGCCTGCGGGCGATCTCACCCATGTGACCTGGGCCATGTACGGCCCGAGCCCGTTCATCTCGAAGGTGATGGGCCTGTTCTTCAGTATGGACGCGGTGATCGGCAAGGACTTCGAGGCCGGTCTCGCCAATCTCAAATTGGCTGCGGAATCCTGA
- a CDS encoding VOC family protein, translating into MQIQPYLFFEGRCEEALEFYKKTLGAKVDVVMHYKDAPKDAQPTAEQCGGMAPPLDKVMHAAFRVGETQVLASDGMASGKADFKGFGLSVSVADKAEAERTFKALGDGGQVTMPMSETFFANAFGMVADRFGITWMVIAPKPM; encoded by the coding sequence ATGCAAATTCAACCGTATCTGTTCTTCGAAGGCCGTTGTGAGGAAGCGCTTGAGTTCTACAAGAAGACGCTTGGCGCCAAGGTTGACGTGGTGATGCACTACAAGGATGCGCCCAAGGATGCGCAACCTACCGCCGAGCAGTGTGGCGGCATGGCACCCCCGCTCGACAAGGTGATGCACGCAGCTTTCCGCGTGGGTGAAACGCAGGTCCTGGCATCCGACGGCATGGCTTCGGGCAAGGCCGATTTCAAAGGCTTCGGGCTGTCGGTGAGTGTGGCTGACAAGGCCGAGGCCGAGCGCACCTTCAAGGCGCTGGGTGACGGTGGTCAGGTGACCATGCCGATGTCGGAAACCTTCTTTGCCAACGCATTCGGCATGGTGGCCGATCGCTTCGGCATCACGTGGATGGTGATTGCGCCCAAGCCGATGTAA
- a CDS encoding YybH family protein, giving the protein MTTATNAANDEAQVRALIEEWAAAVRAKDVDAVMRHYAPDVVVFDVMPPLFVKGADAYRRNWQGWFDALEGQADFQFVELHLEVSGDLAYCFSVNRLRARYRDGAKHDAQTRATVCFRKIDGRWLVVHEHASVPMPVPEPACN; this is encoded by the coding sequence ATGACAACTGCAACAAATGCCGCGAATGATGAAGCGCAGGTGCGTGCGCTGATCGAAGAATGGGCCGCCGCCGTGCGCGCCAAGGACGTGGACGCAGTGATGCGTCACTACGCGCCTGATGTGGTGGTGTTTGATGTCATGCCGCCGCTGTTTGTAAAAGGTGCTGATGCCTACCGGCGCAACTGGCAGGGCTGGTTCGATGCGCTGGAAGGGCAGGCTGATTTCCAGTTCGTCGAATTGCACCTCGAGGTGAGTGGCGACTTGGCCTATTGCTTCAGCGTGAACCGCTTGCGTGCGCGCTATCGCGACGGCGCGAAGCATGATGCGCAAACACGTGCCACGGTGTGCTTCCGCAAGATCGATGGCCGCTGGCTGGTGGTGCACGAGCACGCCTCCGTGCCAATGCCGGTGCCCGAACCGGCGTGCAATTGA
- a CDS encoding TetR/AcrR family transcriptional regulator: MTQEPPRPPARSTYRHGDLRRALLDAGIELARAGGPDAIVLREATRRAGVAPNAAYRHFAGRLDLLQEVRAAALAALARAMETELDAIDPTWPQDAQARASLRAIGVGYLRFAQMETGLFRTAFAVPDEVENDADPDKAGNSGLNPFQLLGLALDRMTAAGVLPAERRPGAEYLAWSAVHGLALLIIDGPLRGRPPEQTGAIALRVVEMVENGL; this comes from the coding sequence ATGACCCAGGAACCACCCCGCCCGCCCGCGCGATCGACCTATCGTCACGGCGATTTGCGGCGCGCGCTGCTCGACGCCGGCATTGAGCTGGCGCGTGCCGGCGGCCCAGATGCCATCGTGCTGCGCGAGGCAACGCGCCGCGCTGGCGTTGCACCGAATGCGGCCTACCGGCACTTCGCCGGGCGACTGGATTTGCTGCAGGAGGTGCGCGCGGCGGCGCTGGCAGCATTGGCACGCGCCATGGAAACGGAACTGGATGCAATCGACCCGACCTGGCCGCAAGATGCGCAGGCCCGCGCCTCCTTGCGCGCCATCGGCGTGGGGTACCTGCGTTTTGCGCAAATGGAGACCGGCCTGTTCCGCACCGCGTTTGCCGTGCCCGATGAAGTGGAGAACGACGCCGACCCGGACAAGGCCGGCAACAGCGGGCTGAACCCGTTCCAGTTGCTAGGCCTGGCACTCGACCGCATGACTGCCGCAGGCGTGCTCCCAGCCGAGCGCCGTCCGGGCGCTGAATATCTCGCATGGTCTGCGGTGCACGGGCTAGCGCTGCTGATCATCGACGGCCCGCTACGCGGCCGCCCGCCCGAGCAGACAGGCGCCATCGCCCTGCGCGTGGTCGAGATGGTGGAGAACGGCCTGTAG
- a CDS encoding DHA2 family efflux MFS transporter permease subunit yields the protein MTHGIDERKRWLALIVLCLGVLMIVLDTTIVNVALPSIRADLGFSETSLVWVVNAYMLTFGGFLLLGGRLGDLFGHRKLFLLGITLFTLASAACGLANSQGLLIAARAVQGLGGAVVSAVSLSLIMNLFTSPADRAKAMGIYGFVCAGGGSIGVLLGGLLTSALSWHWIFLVNLPIGVAVYAACMALLPAGKPLADRAKLDVAGAIAVTTSLMLAVYAIVHGNEVGWTSTQTLAQLGTAVALMIAFLVIESRVSHPLMPLHMFALRNVATANVVGVLWAAAMFAWFFISALYMQRVLNYSAMQVGLAFLPANIIMAVFSLGLSAKLVMRFGIRAPLSLGLLVAAVGLVLFARAPAGGNFMLDVLPGMLLLGLGAGVAFNPVLLAAMSDVAPDESGLASGVVNTSFMMGGALGLAILASLAAARTNNLTAAGADAATALNGGYHLAFLLGAIAAVLASALAGAFVRTRAHAHTQDQASSAASI from the coding sequence ATGACGCATGGCATCGACGAACGCAAGCGCTGGCTGGCCCTCATCGTGCTCTGCCTGGGCGTGCTGATGATCGTGCTGGATACGACCATCGTGAACGTCGCACTGCCGTCCATCCGGGCGGATCTGGGCTTTTCCGAAACCTCGCTGGTGTGGGTGGTCAACGCCTACATGCTGACCTTTGGCGGTTTCCTGCTGCTGGGTGGGCGATTGGGTGACCTGTTCGGGCATCGCAAGCTGTTCTTGCTGGGGATCACGCTGTTCACGCTGGCTTCTGCGGCGTGTGGTCTGGCGAACTCGCAGGGGTTGCTGATTGCGGCGCGTGCGGTACAGGGGCTGGGCGGGGCCGTGGTGTCGGCGGTGTCGCTGTCGCTCATCATGAACCTGTTCACCTCGCCGGCCGATCGTGCCAAGGCGATGGGCATTTACGGCTTCGTGTGCGCAGGCGGTGGCAGCATCGGCGTGTTGCTGGGCGGGTTGCTGACCAGCGCGCTGAGCTGGCACTGGATCTTCCTGGTCAACCTGCCGATTGGTGTGGCGGTGTACGCCGCATGCATGGCATTGCTGCCTGCTGGCAAGCCACTGGCAGATCGCGCCAAGCTGGACGTGGCAGGCGCGATTGCCGTGACGACCTCGCTCATGCTGGCGGTGTACGCCATCGTGCACGGTAACGAGGTCGGTTGGACGTCCACGCAAACGCTTGCCCAGTTGGGCACGGCTGTCGCGTTGATGATTGCGTTCCTCGTCATTGAGTCGCGCGTGTCGCATCCGCTCATGCCGCTGCACATGTTCGCGCTGCGCAATGTGGCCACGGCCAACGTGGTGGGCGTGCTGTGGGCAGCTGCGATGTTCGCGTGGTTCTTCATCTCGGCGCTCTACATGCAGCGTGTGCTGAACTACAGCGCCATGCAGGTGGGGCTGGCCTTCCTGCCGGCCAACATCATCATGGCGGTGTTCTCGCTGGGGTTGTCGGCCAAGCTGGTGATGCGCTTTGGCATTCGCGCGCCGTTGTCGCTGGGTTTGCTGGTGGCGGCCGTCGGGCTGGTGCTGTTTGCGCGTGCGCCGGCTGGCGGCAACTTCATGCTGGACGTGCTGCCGGGCATGCTGCTGCTGGGCCTGGGTGCAGGCGTGGCCTTCAACCCGGTGTTGCTGGCGGCGATGAGCGATGTCGCGCCGGATGAATCTGGCCTGGCTTCGGGCGTGGTCAACACGTCATTCATGATGGGTGGCGCATTGGGGCTGGCGATTCTCGCAAGCCTGGCGGCAGCCCGCACGAACAACCTGACTGCCGCGGGAGCCGATGCGGCCACCGCACTCAATGGCGGCTATCACCTGGCTTTCCTGCTGGGGGCGATTGCGGCTGTGCTGGCTTCTGCACTGGCCGGCGCCTTCGTACGGACACGTGCACACGCGCACACGCAGGATCAGGCGTCCTCCGCAGCCTCCATCTAA